Genomic DNA from Modestobacter versicolor:
GGTCGGCGAGGCCGAGGCCGCCGGCGCGACGGTGCTGGTGACCAGCGGCGGGGTGCAGAGCAACCACGCCCGGATGACCGCGGCCGCCGCGGCGGTGCGCGGCCTGCGGGCGGTGCTGGTGCTCAGCGGCGAGCCCGACCCGGCACGCCCCGGGAACCTGGCGCTGGAGGAGCTGTTCGGTGCCCGCGTCGTGGTGGTGCCCCCGGGTGCGGACGTCGACGCCCGGGTGGCCGCGGTGGCGGACGAGCTGCGAGCCGCCGGTGAGGTGCCCGCCGTGCTGCCGCTGGGCGGGTCGACCGCCACCGGTGCCCGCGGCTACCTCGCCTGCGCCGCCGAGCTCTCCGAGCAGCTGCCGGACCTGCGGACGGTGGTGGCCGCGGTCGGCTCGGGCGGCACCATGGCCGGGCTGGTCGCCGGCCTCGGGGCGGAGCGGGTGCTCGGCGTGGACACCGGCGCGGTGCCCGACCCGGCGGAGCGGGTGACGACGCTGGCCACCGCGCTGGGCGCCACCCCGGGCCGGCTGGACCTGCGCCGGGACCAGGTCGGCCCCGGCTACGGCGCGCTCACCGAGGCCGGCGCCACGGCGATGACCACCGCGGCCCGCACCGAGGGCCTGGTGCTGGAGCCGGTCTACACCGCCAAGGCGCTGGCCGGGCTCACCGCCGCGGTCGCCGACGGGACGATCCGGCCCGGGCACCGCACGGTGTTCCTGCACTCCGGAGGGCTGCCCGGGCTCTTCGGGCACCCGCACGCCGCCCGGCTGGCCGGAGACCTGCTCGCCCGCTCGTGAACAACGTGTTCCGATGCGTCGCACCCCGTTGACCGGCGGAGGGGAGGGGAACACGCTGGCCGCGCGCCCGGACCGGCGGGCGCCGCCGAGCCGGAGGACCCGAGATGACCGCCGAACCCGTATCGCCCCGCGCGCCCCACGGACCCGGGCGGGGGGTCGAGGCCGAGCAGGTCGACGCCGGCTACCTGCAGAAGCGGGAGCTGCGCTCCGGGACGGCGGGGTGGCTGCTGCTCGCCGGGCTCGGCGTCTCCGCGGTCATCTCCGGTGACTACGCCGGCTGGAACTTCGGGCTGGCCGAGGGCGGCTTCGGCGGGCTGCTGATCGCCGTCGTCCTGATGGCGGTCATGTACACCGCGATGGTGTTCGGGCTGGCCGAGCTCGGCTCGGCGCTGCCGACCGCGGGCGGCGGGTACACCTTCGCCCGCCGGGCGCTGGGCCCGTGGGGCGGCTACGCCACCGGCATCGCGGTGCTGATCGAGTACGCCATCGCGCCCGCTGCCATCGCCACCTTCATCGGCGCCTACGTCGAGTCGCTCGGGCTGTTCGGCATCACCGACGGCTGGTGGGTCTACCTGGCGGTCTACGCGCTGTTCATCGGCGTCCACCTGCTCGGCGTCGGCGAGGCGCTCAAGGCGATGTTCGTGGTCACCGTGATCGCCGTCGTCGGCCTGGTGGTCTTCCTGCTCGGGGCGATCCCGCAGTTCGACGCCGGCAACCTGCTCGACATCGCCCCCACCGACGCCGCCGGTGCCTCGGACTTCCTGCCCTACGGGCTGATCGGCATCTGGGCGGCGTTCCCCTTCGCGATCTGGTTCTTCCTGGCCGTGGAGAGCGTGCCGCTGGCCGCGGAGGAGGCGCGCGACCCGGCCCGCGCGATGCCCCGCGGGATCATCGCCGCGATGGGCGTGCTGGTGGCCCTCGCCGTCCTGATGCTGGTGCTCACCCCCGGCGCGGGCGGGTCGGCGGCGATGGCGGAGTCGGGCAACCCGCCGGTCGACGCGCTGGCCGCGGCGGGCGCCTCCGAGGGGCTCACCCGGGTGGTCAACTACGCGGGTCTCTTCGGCCTGGTGGCCAGCTTCTTCTCGATCATCTACGCCTACTCGCGGCAGACGTTCGCGCTCTCCCGGGCCGGCTACCTGCCCCGGTCGCTGTCGGTGACCAACGCGCGCAAGGCGCCGGTGCTGGCGCTGCTGGTGCCCGGCGCGATCGGCTTCGTGCTCTCGCTGACCGGGCAGGGCGCGATGCTGCTGAACATGGCCGTCTTCGGCGCCACGGTCTCCTACGTGCTGATGATGCTCAGCCACATCGTGCTGCGCCGTCGCGAGCCCGAGCTGCCGCGGCCCTACCGCACGCCGGGCGGGGTGGCGACGACCGGCGTCGCGCTGGTGCTGGCCGCCGCGGCGGTGGTCGCCACCTTCCTCGTCGACGTCGAGGCGGCGGTCTGGACGCTGGTCGCCTACGCCGTCTTCCTGGCCTACTTCGCCCTCTACAGCCGGCACCACCTGGTGGCCTCGGCGCCCGAGGAGGAGTTCGCCGCGCTCGCCGCCGCCGACGAGGAACTCCGGTGAGACGCCGGACGACGCTGGGCGGGCACACCTACGAGTTCGCCTCGCTGTCGGACCTGCTGGCCAAGGCGACCCCGGCCCGCTCGGGCGACGTGCTCGCCGGGGTCGCGGCGGAGTCGCAGGCCCAGCGGGTCGCCGCCCAGGTCGTGCTCGCCGACGTCCCGCTGGCCACCTTCCTCGACGAGCAGGTGGTCGGCTACGACGAGGACGACGTCACCCGGCTGGTGCTGGACACCCACGACGCCGCCGCGTTCGCCCCGGTCGCCTCGCTGACGGTGGGGGAGTTCCGCGAGTGGCTGCTGGCCCGGGCGGCCGAGCGGGACGAGGCGGCGATCTCCGCGCTGGCCCGCGGGCTGACCCCGGAGATGGTCGCCGCGGTGTCCAAGCTGATGCGCAACGCCGACCTGGTCGCGGTCGCCCGGCGGACCCGGGTGGTCACCGGCCTGCGCAGCACGCTGGGGCTGCCCGGCCGGCTGGCCTCGAGGCTGCAGCCCAACCACCCGACCGACGACCCGGTGGGCGTGACCGCGTCGATCCTCGACGGGCTGCTGCACGGCAGCGGCGACGCCGTCATCGGCATCAACCCGGCCACCGACTCCCCGGCGCAGACCGTGGCGCTGCTGGAGCTGGTCGACGCGGTGATCAGCCGCTACGAGATCCCCACCCAGTCCTGCGTGCTGGCCCACGTCACCACGACGCTGCGGGCGCTGGAGCAGGGCGCCCCGGTCGACCTGGTGTTCCAGTCGGTGGCCGGCACCCAGGCCGGCAACCGCGGGTTCGGGGTGACCCTGGACCTGCTGGCCGAGGCGCGAACCGCGGCGCTGGAGCTCGGCCGCGGCACCGTGGGCCGCAACGTCACCTACTTCGAGACCGGGCAGGGGTCGGCGCTGTCGGCCGACGCGCACCACGGCGTCGACGGGCCGGTGGACCAGCAGACCCTGGAGTGCCGCGCCTACGGGGTGGCCCGGCACTTCGACCCGCTGCTGGTGAACACCGTCGTCGGCTTCATCGGCCCGGAGTACCTCTACGACGGCAAGCAGGTCATCCGCGCCGGGCTGGAGGACCACTTCTGCGGCAAGCTGCTCGGCCTGCCGATGGGCGTCGACGTCTGCTACACGAACCACACCGACGTCGACGGCGACGACACCGACACGTTGACCCTGCTGCTCGGCGCGGCGGGCTGCTCGTTCGTCATCGCCGTCCCGGGCTCGGACGACGTGATGCTGCACTACCAGTCGCTGTCGTTCCAGGACGTGCTCACCGCCCGCTCGGTGCTGGACCTGCGACCGGCGCCGGAGTTCGAGGCGTGGCTGGCCCGGATGGACCTGCTGGACGACGCCGGTCGGGTGCGCGAGCTCGCCGCCGACGCCCCCGCCGCCCGCGCCTTGCTCGCGGCGGCCCGCTGATGACCCCCCTTCCCCCCGAAGACGGCCATCTCCGGGCTCCGCTGGACCCCGGAGATGGCCATCTTCGGGGTGGGGACGACCCGTGGGCGCTGCTGCGCAACGCCACCCGGGCCCGGGTCGCGCTGGGCCGGGCGGGCGACGGGCTGCCGACGGCGCGCGAGCTGGAGTTCCGCGCCGCGCACGCCGCCGCGCGGGACGCGGTGCACACCGCGCTGGACGCCGATCTGGTGCGTGCCGCGCTGACCGCGGCCGGCGTCGGGCTGGAGGTGCTCGAGGTGCACAGCCAGGCACCGGACCGGACCACCTACCTGCAGCGGCCCGACCTCGGCCGCCGGCTGGCCGAGGGCACCGAGCTGCCCGCCGGGTCGCACGACCTCGCGCTGGTGCTCGCCGACGGGCTCTCCCCGCGGGCGGTGCACGAGCACGCGGCGGGCACGGTCGCGGCCCTGCTGGAGCGGCTGCCCGGCTGGTCGGTCGCGCCGATCGTGCTCGCGCACCAGGCCCGGGTGGCCCTCGGCGACCCGGTCGGCGAGGCGCTCGGCGCGGGGATCGCCGTCGTGCTGGTGGGGGAGCGGCCGGGGCTGAGCTCGGCGGACAGCCTGGGCCTCTACCTCACCTCCGGCCCGCGCCCGGGGCGGGCGGACTCGGAGCGCAACTGCATCTCCAACGTCCGCCCGCCGCACGGGCTCGGCTACGCCCAGGCCGCGGACACCCTGGTCGCGCTGCTGCAGGCCTCGCGCCGGCTGGGCGCGTCCGGCGTCGTCCTCAAGGACGAGGGGACCGCGCTCCCGCCGGCTTGAGGCCCCTAGGCGGCGACGTAGGAGCCGGAGCTGAGGTCCTCCAGCAGCGTCGGGCCGGTGGGCTTCCAGTCCAGCTCGGCGCGGGCCTTCGCGCCGGTGGCCTGCTGGTCCAGGGCGAGCGCGCCGGCCAGGGCCCCGAGCCGGGCCTCGGTCTCCGCGTCCGTGGAGGGCACGGTGGCCGGGTCCAGGCCCGCGCCCCGGCTGGCCGCCTCGCCGATCTCGCGGACCGTCGGGTTGGCGCCGCTGACGCCCAGGTAGTACGAGCCGGGGGCGGCGTCGGTCAGGGCGCGGACGTAGAGCCGGGCGAGGTCGTCGGTGTGCACCGTCGTCCAGTGCTGCTCGCCGCTGCCGGGCAGCACCAGCGCGCCGTCCTCGGTGCGCGGGCCGTCCTTGACCACGGTCGGCAGGCCCAGGCCGCGCCCGTGCACGATGCCGGGCGCGATCAGCACCGAGCGCACGCCGTCGGCGGCCGCGGCGCGCACCCGCGCGTCGAGCGGCAGTCGCCAGGCGGTGAGCTGCGGCGGGGCGAACGGGGTGTCCTCGTCGATCTCGCCCGAGCCGTGCGCCCACACGCCGCTGGTGTGCACGTAGGGCTTGCCGGTGCCGGCCAGCACCGGGAGCACCGCGTCGAGCAGGGCGGCGTCGCGCTGCGCGTCCTCGCCGTCCGCGGCGGCGGCGGTGTGCACGAAGCCGTCGGCGGAGCGGGCGGCCTCGGCCAGCAGGGCCGGGTCGCCGACGTCACCGCGGACGACGATCGCCGAGGTGCTCGCCAGCACCCGGGCCGACCGCTCGCTGCGCGCCAGCGCGTGCACGGTGTGCCCCTCCTCGAGGAGGGCGAGCAGCACCGCGGAACCGACGAGACCGGTGCCACCGGTGAGGAAGACGTCCATGTGCGCGACAAGCCGGTGCACCGGCCGGCTGTTCCCGGTCAGAAGCGGCGCAGCGGGCCGATCTTCATCACCGTGGACAGCAGTGCCTCCATCGGGTGCCGCTGCGGGCGCTCGACCTCGGCGGGCCAGTCGGGCACCAGGTCGGGGTCGGCGTCCGCGGTGGCGACCTCGGCCACCCGGCCCTGCAACCGGGCCCGCACCTCCTCGGCGGAGTAGGCCCGCCGGTGGCGTTCGTGGCGGACCAGGACCGCACCGGTGGCCGCTACGCCGACAATCCCGGCGACTCCGAGCAGCTTGGAGAGGCGCATGGCCGCTACCGTAGTGGTGTGGCTCACTCCCGTGTCGTGTCGCGTACGTCCGCCGGTGCCCTCCCGCTGCACGAGGCCGTGGAGCTGACGCGCACCGGCGACGTCTGGGTGTTCCGCGGCGCCTCGCTCGCCGACCGGGCCATCCAGACGGTCACCAACGCCCCGGTCAACCACGTCGGGATGGCCGTGGTCATCGAGGACCTGCCGCCGCTGCTGTGGCACGCGGAGCTGGGGCACTCGCTGGCCGACGTGTGGTCCGGGCGGCACCAGCGTGGTGTCCAGCTGCACGACCTCTCCGACGCGGTCTGCGTCTGGAAGAAGCGCTACGGCCAGCAGGGCTGGATGCGGCAGCTGGTCGGCCCGGCCGAGGACGGCGGGGTGACCCGGGAGATGGAGGACGCCGTCCTGCGCACCATCGCCCGGCTCGACGGCAAGCCGTTCCCCACCACCCGGCACCTGGCCCGCGGCTGGGCCAACGGCAAGCTGCGCCGGCACCAGACCAACGACACGATCTTCTGCGCCGAGCTGGTGGCGGCCACCTACACCGCGATGGGGCTGCTGCCGAAGAACCGGCCGCTCAACGCCTACGACCCCGGCAGCTTCTGGTCCGGCGACGACCTGCCGCTGGTGGACGCCGAGCTGGGCCGCGAGATCCGGGTCGACGTCCCCGCCGGGCCGCCCTGCGACTGAGGGTCAGACCTCGATCCAGCGGCCGACCAGCGCGACGATCGCCGCCTCCTCGGCGGCGACGTCGGCCGGGTCGCCCAGGGTCAGCACGGCCCGGTCGGTGGCGACCCAGCGGAGCAGCCCGGCGTCGTCCCCGAACACGAAGCCCTCGGTGTCCTGGGGCTTCGCGCCGCGGTGGAACACCAGCTGCAGGTGGTCGGCGGGGAACAGTCGGAAGGTGACCCGGTCGACGCCGTCGGAGCAGAAGCTGGGCGCCTTCCACTTCACGTGCTCGGTGAGCGACGGGTTGCCCGCCATGATCGCCGCCCGCAGCCGGCGGACGTCGTCCGCGCGCGGGTGGTCGAGCTCGGCGAGGAACTCCTCGACGGTCGGCTGTGCCATGCGCCCAGCCTGCCCCATCCCGGCGCCCGGTCAGCCGCCGCCGGGCCGCCCTGCGACGTCGGCGGCCCCGATCCGCCCGCTCACGAGGTCGGCGGCCACCGAGTCCACCGACCGGCCGGCGGCGTAGGCGTGCGCGCGCAGCAGGGCCAGCGCCTCCGGGGCGGCCAGGTCCAGCGCGGCGCCGGTCCGGCCGACCGCCTGCCAGACCACCGCGCGCCGCTCGGCCGCCGGGCTGTGCAGCCAGTCCGGGCCGGCCGCCTCCGACCAGGTCGACCAGACGGCGGCGTCGGCGAGCGCCGAGGTGACCAGGTCGCCGACCGCGAGCGCGTCGAAGACGTCGAGCCGGGCCACCCCGCCGGGGTCGACGGTGAACAGGTCCAGCGCGCCGCAGATCGGCGGGCGGAGCGGCAGCGAGACGATGCCGCGGAACGGGGTACCGGTGAGCAGCAGGTCGGCGAATCCCGGCCACCGCGTGCGGATGTCGTCCTCGACCACGAACACCGGCTGGCCGGTGGCGTGCGCGAGCCGGCAGGGGCCGACCCCGGCGGTGAACTGCAGCCGCTCGGCCCGGGCGGCGTCCGGCGAGCTGGCGCCCAGCGGCGAGCGGCCGTGCGGACCGGCCAGCACGCTCAGCCCGGCGCCGTCGACCTCCAGCACCCGGGCGGTGGCGCGGGCCAGCCGGTCGGGCAGCAGGTGGCCGTCCTCGTCGTCCCCGCCGGTCTCGGCGAGCGCGGTGGCGAAGTGCTCGGCGAGGGTCATCGCCCCACGGTCCTCGCCCCGGTGGGGCGGGCTCCGGCGGGGGGTCGGTCAGCGGCGCGCCGGTGCCGGTGCGTGCGCGCCGAGTGCCAGCACGCTGTCCTGCTCACCGGCCACCGCCGGGTCGTGGGTGACGCAGACGACGAGCCGGCCGGCCAGGGCCCGGCGGAGGTCGGCGACGAGCGCGGCCGCGGTCGGCGGGTCGAGGTGCGCGGTGGGCTCGTCGAGCAGCACGACGTCGCGGTCGGCCAGCAGCGCCCGCGCCACCGCCAGCCGCCGCCGCTCGCCGCCGGACAGCGAGGTGCCGCCGGCGCCGACCGGGGTGTCGAGCCCGTCGGGCAGCGTCCCCAGCAGGCCGCCCAGCCCGGCGTCGGTCAGCGCCCGGCGCATGGCCGCCTCGCCGTCCGGGCCGGCCAGCTCGCCGCGGGGCCGGGCGAGGGCGAGGTTGGCGCGCACCGAGGCGTCGAAGACGTGCGCGTCCTGCGGGCACCAGGCGATCGCGGCCTGGACGTCGGCTCGGGTCAGCCGGTCGACCGGCACCGGACGGCGGCCGTCGCCGAGCACCAGGTCACCGGAGGTCGGGCGCAGCGCGGCCATCAGCACCGCGAGCAGCGTCGACTTGCCCGAGCCGGACGGCCCGGTGACCACCAGCCAGCCGGCGCCGGCGGTGGCGAGCAGGTCGAGGTCGTGCAGCACCGCCGGGCGGCCCGGCCAGCCGGCGGTGAGGTGCTCGGCGGCCAGCTCGCGCACCGGTGACGGCGCGGGCAGCCGGTCGGCCGGAGCGGGGTCGGCGGCCACCGGCTCGGCGAGCACCGCCTCGACCCGGGCCCGCGCGTCGAGCCAGGCCAGCCGGTTGCGGCGGGCGGCCCCGATGGCGGTGAGCGGCTCGAGCAGGGCCAGCGGGGCCAGCGCCAGCACGGCGGCCACCGGGGCGGACATCTCCCCGGCGCGCACCGCGGCGGCACCGACGGCGAGCGCCAGCACGGCGGCGGCGCCGGTGGCCAGCACCGCGATCGCGTCGCCGACGGCAGCCGCGGCGGCACCGGCCTGCGCGGCCCGCCCCTGCCGCCGGCCCAGGTCGTCGAGCCGGTCGACGGCGGACGGCGCCAGGCCGTGCACCCGAAGGTCGCCGGCGGCCTCCAACGTCGCGGTGGTCTCCCGCAGGGTCACCGTCTGCAGCTCGGCGGCGGACCGGGCGACGCCGCGGTCGGCCCAGCGGTGCACGCCCAGCACGGCCAGCACGGCGGCTACGAGCACCGCGGCGACCAGCCCGCCGGCCAGCGGGTCGAGCACGGTGAGCACCGCCGCGGTCCCGGTGAGCACGACGGCCGAGACCAGCGGCGGGGTCACCACCCGAACCGACAGGTCCTGCAGGAGGCCGACGTCGCCGACCACCCGGGCCAGCGCCCGGCCGGGGGTGCGGTCGGCCGCCGGGCCCTGGGCGACCAGCGCCGTCCACAGCCGGAGCCGGGTGGTCGAGGCGAGCCGGAAGGCGGCGTCGTGGCTGGCCAGCCGCTCCAGCCAGCGGAGCACCGCGCGGCCCAGCCCGGACCCGCGGACGGCGACGATCGCCACCATCAGGGTGAGGATCGGCGGCTGCTCGGCGGCCCGGACGATGAGCCAGCCGGAGACCGCGGTCAGCGCGATGCCGGCCGCGCTGGAGGCCGCGCCGTACGCGACCGCCCGGGCGACCGCCCGCCGCGGCCAGGACAGCCCGGTCTCGGCGCCGAACTCCGGGCCGGATCCGGCGCCGAGAGCTGGTGCAGGGGTGCTGGCGGCCGGGTTGGGGGTGGTGGCCGCCGGGACGGTGGTCAGCGGGGGCAGGTCGGGGTCGGCGCCGGGCAGGTCGACGGTGCGGTCGGCGAGCGCGGCCAGCGCCGGCTCGTGCGTGACCAGCACGGTGACCAGCGAGCCGCGCAGCCGCAGCAGCAGCTCGGCGACGACCGCGGTCGACTCGGCGTCCAGCGAGGCGGTCGGCTCGTCCAGCAGCAGCACCCGGGCGCCGCGCAGCACCCGCACCAGCGCCCGGGCCAGTGCGACCCGCTGCAGCTCGCCGGGGGAGAGGGTGCGGCAGGCGCGGTCGCGCAGGTGCACGCCCTCGACCCACTCCAGCGCGGTGTCGGCCAGGTCGGTGGCCCGCGCGTCGTCGACGTCCCCGGCGTGCCGGCGCAGCTCGTCGACCACCGTGCCGGCGACGGTCGTGGGGAACTGCGGGACGACGGCGACGTCGGCCGGGCGCAGCACGGTGCCGCTGACCTCGGCGGCGCCGCCGTCGAGCAGCTGACCGGCGAGGACGGCGAGCACGGTGGACTTGCCCGACCCGCTGGGTCCGCGCAGCGCGACGAGCTCACCGGGGGCGACGGTGAGGTCGAGGCCGGAGACGGCGGGGGCGCCACGGCCGGGGAAGCCGACGGTCAGGCCGGTGACGGCGATGCCGCGCAGCTCGCCGGCCGGTGGCTCCTCGACCAGCGGTCGCGGCGCGGGGGTGGCCAGCACGGCCCGGGCGGCGGCGGCGGCCTCGGCGGCGTCCTCGGAGGCGTGGTGCGCCGAGCCCAGCGCGCGCAGCGGCGCGAACGCCTCGGGCGCCAGCAGCAGCGCGAGCAGGCCGACGTCCAGGCCCATGGAGCCGTGGGTGAGCCGGATGCCGACGGTGACCGCGACCAGCGCGACCGACAGCGTGGCCAGCACCTCGAGCACCAGGGAGGACAGGA
This window encodes:
- a CDS encoding pyridoxal-phosphate dependent enzyme, with the translated sequence MTTAPVRLSSWPTPLDPAPRLAAALGLAPDDLWVKRDDLTSFAGGNKVRKLEHLVGEAEAAGATVLVTSGGVQSNHARMTAAAAAVRGLRAVLVLSGEPDPARPGNLALEELFGARVVVVPPGADVDARVAAVADELRAAGEVPAVLPLGGSTATGARGYLACAAELSEQLPDLRTVVAAVGSGGTMAGLVAGLGAERVLGVDTGAVPDPAERVTTLATALGATPGRLDLRRDQVGPGYGALTEAGATAMTTAARTEGLVLEPVYTAKALAGLTAAVADGTIRPGHRTVFLHSGGLPGLFGHPHAARLAGDLLARS
- the eat gene encoding ethanolamine permease; this translates as MTAEPVSPRAPHGPGRGVEAEQVDAGYLQKRELRSGTAGWLLLAGLGVSAVISGDYAGWNFGLAEGGFGGLLIAVVLMAVMYTAMVFGLAELGSALPTAGGGYTFARRALGPWGGYATGIAVLIEYAIAPAAIATFIGAYVESLGLFGITDGWWVYLAVYALFIGVHLLGVGEALKAMFVVTVIAVVGLVVFLLGAIPQFDAGNLLDIAPTDAAGASDFLPYGLIGIWAAFPFAIWFFLAVESVPLAAEEARDPARAMPRGIIAAMGVLVALAVLMLVLTPGAGGSAAMAESGNPPVDALAAAGASEGLTRVVNYAGLFGLVASFFSIIYAYSRQTFALSRAGYLPRSLSVTNARKAPVLALLVPGAIGFVLSLTGQGAMLLNMAVFGATVSYVLMMLSHIVLRRREPELPRPYRTPGGVATTGVALVLAAAAVVATFLVDVEAAVWTLVAYAVFLAYFALYSRHHLVASAPEEEFAALAAADEELR
- a CDS encoding ethanolamine ammonia-lyase subunit EutB encodes the protein MRRRTTLGGHTYEFASLSDLLAKATPARSGDVLAGVAAESQAQRVAAQVVLADVPLATFLDEQVVGYDEDDVTRLVLDTHDAAAFAPVASLTVGEFREWLLARAAERDEAAISALARGLTPEMVAAVSKLMRNADLVAVARRTRVVTGLRSTLGLPGRLASRLQPNHPTDDPVGVTASILDGLLHGSGDAVIGINPATDSPAQTVALLELVDAVISRYEIPTQSCVLAHVTTTLRALEQGAPVDLVFQSVAGTQAGNRGFGVTLDLLAEARTAALELGRGTVGRNVTYFETGQGSALSADAHHGVDGPVDQQTLECRAYGVARHFDPLLVNTVVGFIGPEYLYDGKQVIRAGLEDHFCGKLLGLPMGVDVCYTNHTDVDGDDTDTLTLLLGAAGCSFVIAVPGSDDVMLHYQSLSFQDVLTARSVLDLRPAPEFEAWLARMDLLDDAGRVRELAADAPAARALLAAAR
- the eutC gene encoding ethanolamine ammonia-lyase subunit EutC; amino-acid sequence: MTPLPPEDGHLRAPLDPGDGHLRGGDDPWALLRNATRARVALGRAGDGLPTARELEFRAAHAAARDAVHTALDADLVRAALTAAGVGLEVLEVHSQAPDRTTYLQRPDLGRRLAEGTELPAGSHDLALVLADGLSPRAVHEHAAGTVAALLERLPGWSVAPIVLAHQARVALGDPVGEALGAGIAVVLVGERPGLSSADSLGLYLTSGPRPGRADSERNCISNVRPPHGLGYAQAADTLVALLQASRRLGASGVVLKDEGTALPPA
- a CDS encoding NAD-dependent epimerase/dehydratase family protein; amino-acid sequence: MHRLVAHMDVFLTGGTGLVGSAVLLALLEEGHTVHALARSERSARVLASTSAIVVRGDVGDPALLAEAARSADGFVHTAAAADGEDAQRDAALLDAVLPVLAGTGKPYVHTSGVWAHGSGEIDEDTPFAPPQLTAWRLPLDARVRAAAADGVRSVLIAPGIVHGRGLGLPTVVKDGPRTEDGALVLPGSGEQHWTTVHTDDLARLYVRALTDAAPGSYYLGVSGANPTVREIGEAASRGAGLDPATVPSTDAETEARLGALAGALALDQQATGAKARAELDWKPTGPTLLEDLSSGSYVAA
- a CDS encoding DUF1801 domain-containing protein — its product is MAQPTVEEFLAELDHPRADDVRRLRAAIMAGNPSLTEHVKWKAPSFCSDGVDRVTFRLFPADHLQLVFHRGAKPQDTEGFVFGDDAGLLRWVATDRAVLTLGDPADVAAEEAAIVALVGRWIEV
- a CDS encoding GAF domain-containing protein; its protein translation is MTLAEHFATALAETGGDDEDGHLLPDRLARATARVLEVDGAGLSVLAGPHGRSPLGASSPDAARAERLQFTAGVGPCRLAHATGQPVFVVEDDIRTRWPGFADLLLTGTPFRGIVSLPLRPPICGALDLFTVDPGGVARLDVFDALAVGDLVTSALADAAVWSTWSEAAGPDWLHSPAAERRAVVWQAVGRTGAALDLAAPEALALLRAHAYAAGRSVDSVAADLVSGRIGAADVAGRPGGG
- the cydC gene encoding thiol reductant ABC exporter subunit CydC: MSSDRARGPLGALAGVPGLTGALARAAVLALVQTAGVVLLAAGLARAVADVAAGTTPGTPLLVALAGAAVRAAAGGLGSVVATRDARRAEDTLRRRLLTRLLDGEGEAVTAAGGTGPAAVLAATRLHDLGPALATYLPALASTIVVPPVLLVVLGVTDWLSALLVAVTLPLVPLFMALVGLHTRDQTAEAARALDRIAGHVAELVRGLPVLVGLGRAADQLTALTDLGEAHRRRTIATLRIAFLSSLVLEVLATLSVALVAVTVGIRLTHGSMGLDVGLLALLLAPEAFAPLRALGSAHHASEDAAEAAAAARAVLATPAPRPLVEEPPAGELRGIAVTGLTVGFPGRGAPAVSGLDLTVAPGELVALRGPSGSGKSTVLAVLAGQLLDGGAAEVSGTVLRPADVAVVPQFPTTVAGTVVDELRRHAGDVDDARATDLADTALEWVEGVHLRDRACRTLSPGELQRVALARALVRVLRGARVLLLDEPTASLDAESTAVVAELLLRLRGSLVTVLVTHEPALAALADRTVDLPGADPDLPPLTTVPAATTPNPAASTPAPALGAGSGPEFGAETGLSWPRRAVARAVAYGAASSAAGIALTAVSGWLIVRAAEQPPILTLMVAIVAVRGSGLGRAVLRWLERLASHDAAFRLASTTRLRLWTALVAQGPAADRTPGRALARVVGDVGLLQDLSVRVVTPPLVSAVVLTGTAAVLTVLDPLAGGLVAAVLVAAVLAVLGVHRWADRGVARSAAELQTVTLRETTATLEAAGDLRVHGLAPSAVDRLDDLGRRQGRAAQAGAAAAAVGDAIAVLATGAAAVLALAVGAAAVRAGEMSAPVAAVLALAPLALLEPLTAIGAARRNRLAWLDARARVEAVLAEPVAADPAPADRLPAPSPVRELAAEHLTAGWPGRPAVLHDLDLLATAGAGWLVVTGPSGSGKSTLLAVLMAALRPTSGDLVLGDGRRPVPVDRLTRADVQAAIAWCPQDAHVFDASVRANLALARPRGELAGPDGEAAMRRALTDAGLGGLLGTLPDGLDTPVGAGGTSLSGGERRRLAVARALLADRDVVLLDEPTAHLDPPTAAALVADLRRALAGRLVVCVTHDPAVAGEQDSVLALGAHAPAPARR